Within the Spartobacteria bacterium genome, the region CTTCTTCGAATCATGTGGTTAGCGGGAAGGAATAGCGGTGCCCGCTAATAAAGCAAATGACCGCGAATCGGAGAGCTATACATTCGCGTAGAGTCGCGTGATTAGAGCGGGTAAAGAAATCAACCACCCGCTGCGCTAGAGGACACTGAGTGCACGGAGGAGAGAACAACGAACCAAGAACCAAGGACAACGAACCAAAATGGTAACAGCGGGATTGTAGATCGCTGGAAGTAATGGGGAGATGGTGTTCGGGATGAGTGGATAGGATTAGATTACGGGACTGACCCCTTTCCCGTTGCGGATAAATGAGGAGAAAAGGTCGCCATCTTTTGTGGTCAAGGCTGTAAGGCTGATTTTCTTTGTTTTCTTGAGCGAGTTGTGCGCCGAAGGAATGCGAAGGCGTAAGCGACTGTTTAAAGATATTGTTTTTATGGGAGAAAGTATGAATAAACATTACCCAATAGTGATAGAACAGGACCCTGATGGTATTTATATCGTGACTTGTCCGGTGTTGCGGGGATGCCATAGTTATGGTGATACCATGGATGAAGCTGTAGCCAACATTAATGAAGCAATTCAAGCATGTTTGGAGGATGAAATTCAGGACGATAGTAATACCTTTATTGGTGTGCGCGATGTTGAGTTAGCGCTATGATTTCT harbors:
- a CDS encoding type II toxin-antitoxin system HicB family antitoxin; protein product: MGESMNKHYPIVIEQDPDGIYIVTCPVLRGCHSYGDTMDEAVANINEAIQACLEDEIQDDSNTFIGVRDVELAL